A single genomic interval of Adhaeribacter pallidiroseus harbors:
- a CDS encoding heme exporter protein CcmB: protein MFKEVAYLVQKDFLLELRQKYAFNGMLLYVGSTVFVCYLSFRLRFANLEVPVWNALFWIILLFTSVNAIAKSFIQENRGRLLYYYSLVSPQGIILAKIVYNTVLMLVLALICYVFYAVVLGNPVQDDALFLLTILLGALGFSTSLTMISSIAAKAANSSTLMAVLSFPVIIPMLLMLMKLSKNAIDGLDRSVSLDELLTLLAINLIVVSVSYILFPYLWRS, encoded by the coding sequence TTGTTTAAAGAGGTAGCCTACTTAGTACAAAAAGACTTTTTGCTGGAACTCCGGCAGAAATATGCCTTTAATGGCATGTTGTTGTACGTGGGCAGTACGGTTTTTGTGTGTTATCTGAGTTTCCGGTTGCGGTTCGCGAATTTAGAAGTGCCCGTTTGGAATGCCTTATTCTGGATTATCTTATTGTTTACCTCGGTAAACGCCATTGCCAAAAGCTTTATTCAGGAAAACCGAGGCCGCTTGCTGTATTATTATTCCTTGGTAAGTCCGCAAGGGATTATCCTGGCGAAGATCGTGTATAACACGGTACTTATGCTGGTGCTGGCACTTATTTGTTACGTTTTTTATGCGGTAGTGCTGGGTAACCCGGTGCAGGACGATGCACTTTTTCTACTGACCATTTTATTAGGGGCTTTAGGCTTTTCTACTTCCTTAACCATGATTTCGAGTATTGCGGCCAAAGCTGCTAACAGCAGTACCTTAATGGCCGTGTTAAGCTTTCCGGTTATTATTCCCATGCTGCTCATGCTCATGAAACTATCAAAAAACGCGATTGATGGTTTAGACCGCTCGGTAAGCTTGGATGAATTGTTAACCTTACTGGCGATAAATCTGATTGTCGTGAGTGTGTCGTATATTTTATTCCCGTACTTATGGCGCAGTTAA